A single candidate division KSB1 bacterium DNA region contains:
- a CDS encoding 2-oxoacid:acceptor oxidoreductase family protein gives MAFRYEIRLSGEGGQGLVLAGKILAEAAAIYDEKNATQSQSYGPEARGGASRSEVIIADEEIDYPKATRLNLLLALTQEACDKYVKDLLPEGILLVDEEAVERVPEGSFKVYRVPMVAIAERETGRALVANIVALGIITAITGVVSQGAMEAAIRARVPKGTEELNLKAFHVGLQVGKTLLGS, from the coding sequence ATGGCGTTTCGCTATGAAATACGCTTGAGCGGAGAAGGAGGGCAGGGGTTGGTCTTGGCGGGAAAAATCTTGGCCGAGGCCGCCGCTATCTACGATGAAAAGAACGCAACACAGAGTCAGTCATATGGCCCCGAGGCGCGCGGTGGGGCCAGTCGCTCAGAGGTGATTATTGCCGACGAGGAGATCGATTATCCCAAGGCCACGCGCCTTAATCTGCTTTTGGCCCTCACCCAGGAGGCCTGCGACAAGTATGTCAAGGACCTTCTGCCCGAGGGCATCCTCCTGGTGGATGAAGAAGCAGTGGAGCGCGTGCCCGAGGGGAGCTTCAAGGTGTACCGCGTGCCCATGGTGGCCATTGCCGAGCGGGAGACGGGACGGGCGCTGGTGGCCAACATCGTCGCCTTGGGCATTATCACCGCGATCACGGGCGTGGTGAGCCAGGGCGCGATGGAAGCAGCCATCCGCGCGCGCGTGCCCAAGGGTACCGAAGAGCTTAACCTGAAGGCCTTTCACGTCGGCCTGCAGGTGGGAAAGACATTGCTAGGCAGCTGA